From the Argentina anserina chromosome 3, drPotAnse1.1, whole genome shotgun sequence genome, the window gtttgtttgtttgtttgggtAAAGTTTAGTTTTTTATGGAATTGTTGATATGTGAAATGGTGGTGGAAGAAAGTGAATTGCTTAGGTTGAAGTTTGCATTGTGGGTTTAGTCTCTGATGCTTAAGAAACATGGAATGTTATGCTCGATGCCTATGATTTGGCTTAGTTGATATCCCTGGAGTAAAAGTACATGCATGTGTTGAATTTGGTGGTTTCATACCTTGAAGTTTGAGCTGTGATCAGTAATTAATCTTTAACTCTAATCAGCAATGCTAGCCTCTTggtttctttttgtttgggaaatagatatattatagTCATTACGATTCTGGTTGAGTTCTTGTCTTCTTAAGGGTTTTAGCTGGTTTTTTGAATTCTGTTAATATGTGTAGATGGAAAACAGCAACAAGAGTAAAATGGGTGATAACAGCTCTTGTTCCGACAGCAATATGATGAAGAAACCAGATGGCCATAAGACCTGTTTTACTAAAGATGTCATGCCTGGAAGTGAACTTTGGACAGATGGCCTTATCTGTGCATTTGAGTACATTAGAGGACAAAAGAAACCAAGCGGTTTAAAATCTGGATCAACAACTGTAAACAGACAACATACAGGAGGTGGTGACCATGAGAAGCTGCATGTTCCTTCTAAAGGATTTCAAGAGACTTCTTCCCCAATACATGACAGGAACAAGTCCCTAAGTGGTGATTACAAATACAGCCCGGTTCATGATGGTGAAAGAGAGGGTGGGCATTGGGTGCCAATTGGGTGGACTAGAATTTCTGAAATCGTTCAAACTGTGCAAGCTAATGCCGTTTGGGGTTCTGAGGAGTTTGAgatggatgatgaagatgacttTACTGTTGCAGACTTAGCAGCTCCATATTGGGAGCGTCCAGCAGGGCCTGTATGGTGGTGCCATGTTTCTGCAGGTCACCCCTCAGTTGATGCTTGGCTCCGTAATGCCCAGTGGCTACATCCTGCCGTCAGTTTGGCTTTAAGGGATGAAAGTCGACTAATTAGTGACAAAATGAAACACCTTCTTTACGAGGTAAATGACGTCTTCATATCGAAAACTACTATGCGGTTGGTAGAATAGTTTTCGTATGCTGATGGTAAAACAGACTTAGGGGTTGAATAATTTATCTGCGGATTTGTTGTTTATAGGATGCAGAGGAGGAAACCTCGTACTGGTTACTGATGTGTGGTCATTGCAGATTCAAATACATTACTTGAAACTAAGAATACTTTATGAACTGTTAGGATCATCTTATACTCAAATACTCAATATGTTGATTATCAATCGCCAATATGTAGAATGTTCCCCATGGCGATTGGGGTGGAGTGGGTGACAGGGTCTTAACTCCTTTCAGCGCCATTACACTCTGAGAAAAAACTATAAGCTCTTGACTGAGAAGAGTGCACAAACATCTTACTTCTTGTATTTGTCTCATGAAATaagatttcatttttttgaaaAGAAGGTTTCATGAGTTATGGCATCATAGAAACTCTAATTTTGGTATTTTTGGTTATTACTTCAATATTATTAATTGCTTAATACCTGCGTATTCTTCACAAGTGAATTCACAGATGTGAATTATAACAATTTTTGGTGTCCACATGAGCTATATTTACCCAGTTTAACTATAACTTTGGTTTTCATGTAAACAATTAAACTTGTGAACTGTTGTTTTCCATGATTGAGCTTTGTTTCTTCTATTCAGGTCCCAGTTAGAGTTTCTGGGGGGTTGTTATTTGAGCTCTTGGGACAATCAGCTGGCGATCCATTCGTTGATGAGGATGATATCCCCATTGTACTTCGTTCCTGGCAAGCACAAAATTTCCTTGTAACTGTTTTGCATCTGAAAGGCCCTGTATCAAGTATAAATGTGTTGGGTATTACAGAAGTTCAGGTTGTTCATTTTTGTAAAACCTCACTCCAATGACCTTGATTATTAGACTAAACTACGGTTTAATTGTGCATGCATTTTATCACAATGCCGTAATTATTCCATTCCCTATTTGCTTTGTTTAGGAACTTCTTTCCACTGGGGGCTATAAAGTACCGAGAACAGTGCATGAAGTCATTGCACATTTAACTAGCCGCCTTACGCGATGGGATGATAGGTAATACTGATATGATTTTTTGTATTTAGTGAAGCTTACTGCCCTTTCTTAGTTTTCTCTCATGCATCCTAGCTTTTGTTGTTATTCAGTGAGTCATGTAGACTACCTTCTTTGCTTTCCCTGTTAACAATGTATATCTAcgaatctctctctctctctctctctctctctctctctctctctctctctctctctctctagcaCACAAAGCCACAAATACAATGGGGGCATTAGTGATATAAACATGTTAGTGTGTTAGTGTATCTTTTAT encodes:
- the LOC126786406 gene encoding uncharacterized protein LOC126786406 isoform X2 translates to MMKKPDGHKTCFTKDVMPGSELWTDGLICAFEYIRGQKKPSGLKSGSTTVNRQHTGGGDHEKLHVPSKGFQETSSPIHDRNKSLSGDYKYSPVHDGEREGGHWVPIGWTRISEIVQTVQANAVWGSEEFEMDDEDDFTVADLAAPYWERPAGPVWWCHVSAGHPSVDAWLRNAQWLHPAVSLALRDESRLISDKMKHLLYEVPVRVSGGLLFELLGQSAGDPFVDEDDIPIVLRSWQAQNFLVTVLHLKGPVSSINVLGITEVQELLSTGGYKVPRTVHEVIAHLTSRLTRWDDRLFRKSIFGAADEIELKFMNRRNHEDLNLFSIILNQEIRKLSQQVIRVKWSLHAREEIVFELLQHLRGNATRSLLDQIRKGTRQMIEEQEAVRGRLFTIQDVMQSTVRAWLQDRSLRVTHNLAVFGGCGLVLSIITGLFGINVDGIPGADNTPYAFGLFTGILFFIGIVLIILGLLSLGLKQPIALEQVEVRKLELQELVQMFQHEAETHALVRKNVARNNLPPTRGDAFASGANYVLIE
- the LOC126786406 gene encoding uncharacterized protein LOC126786406 isoform X1; translation: MENSNKSKMGDNSSCSDSNMMKKPDGHKTCFTKDVMPGSELWTDGLICAFEYIRGQKKPSGLKSGSTTVNRQHTGGGDHEKLHVPSKGFQETSSPIHDRNKSLSGDYKYSPVHDGEREGGHWVPIGWTRISEIVQTVQANAVWGSEEFEMDDEDDFTVADLAAPYWERPAGPVWWCHVSAGHPSVDAWLRNAQWLHPAVSLALRDESRLISDKMKHLLYEVPVRVSGGLLFELLGQSAGDPFVDEDDIPIVLRSWQAQNFLVTVLHLKGPVSSINVLGITEVQELLSTGGYKVPRTVHEVIAHLTSRLTRWDDRLFRKSIFGAADEIELKFMNRRNHEDLNLFSIILNQEIRKLSQQVIRVKWSLHAREEIVFELLQHLRGNATRSLLDQIRKGTRQMIEEQEAVRGRLFTIQDVMQSTVRAWLQDRSLRVTHNLAVFGGCGLVLSIITGLFGINVDGIPGADNTPYAFGLFTGILFFIGIVLIILGLLSLGLKQPIALEQVEVRKLELQELVQMFQHEAETHALVRKNVARNNLPPTRGDAFASGANYVLIE